In Drosophila innubila isolate TH190305 chromosome 2R unlocalized genomic scaffold, UK_Dinn_1.0 1_C_2R, whole genome shotgun sequence, the following are encoded in one genomic region:
- the LOC117783647 gene encoding fas apoptotic inhibitory molecule 1 produces MSFLSPLLRLENLSTEPIMSLDHVPEAQRYNKENIVAQWCAPINGKMYRIELEHGTTSGRRMIWVNGREVLRRDWMFKLVGEDTFCIEQARCIIRVDPAPGFKYEYSLYIDGKPHAQYTEELTRQYRLWLYTSGTDQAEKTEMSLEYRIMLKLDTLSLYVNDELREETAVFVHGGTDTSFVLQDTHFVLQARSSGNKLDGIVHTLLANGELVPEAKIQQIMQEPVSILQTN; encoded by the exons ATGTCCTTTCTGTCACCATTGCTGCGTCTAGAGAATCTGTCCACCGAGCCTATCATGAGTCTGGATCATGTGCCCGAGGCTCAGCGCTACAACAAAGAGAATATTGTCGCCCAATGGTGTGCCCCCATCAATGGCAAG ATGTATCGCATTGAATTGGAACATGGCACCACAAGTGGACGACGTATGATTTGGGTCAATGGTCGG GAGGTGCTGCGCCGTGACTGGATGTTCAAACTGGTGGGTGAGGATACTTTCTGCATCGAACAGGCGCGCTGCATTATTCGGGTGGATCCAGCGCCAGGTTtcaaatacgagtactcgcTTTATATAGATGGCAAGCCACATGCACAGTATACCGAGGAGTTGACGCGCCAGTATCGTCTATGGCTTTACACGTCCGGAACGGATCAGGCGGAGAAAACGGAGATGTCTCTGGAATATCGTATAATGCTCAAGCTGGACACGCTCAGTCTGTATGTAAACGATGAACTGCGTGAGGAAACA GCCGTATTCGTACACGGCGGCACGGACACGAGCTTTGTGCTGCAGGACACACATTTTGTACTGCAAGCGAGGTCCAGTGGCAACAAACTGGACGGCATTGTTCATACGCTGTTGGCTAATGGAGAGCTTGTGCCGGAGGCAAAGATTCAACAAATTATGCAGGAACCCGTCTCCATATTGCAGACGAACTGA